One genomic region from Actinocatenispora thailandica encodes:
- a CDS encoding helix-turn-helix transcriptional regulator, translating into MWRRTGGNPSWLTELVAAGELTGPPGDQLVALATDRVPAGLVRLAQAAALLGEPVEPAALARFAPPADDGRPAPDAAVDRLVSSGVLRFDAGGGLRFEQPILAESLAAAALPSLRSAVGAARSNAVSGSAWPADSDATRRWASLTARERDVVRLLADGMTNRQLARALDISVRTATVHVSNVLRKTGAASRTEAALFALRHGVLDARG; encoded by the coding sequence GTGTGGCGCCGGACCGGCGGGAATCCGTCCTGGCTGACCGAACTGGTCGCCGCCGGCGAGCTGACCGGCCCGCCCGGTGACCAGCTGGTCGCGCTGGCGACCGATCGGGTACCGGCCGGGCTGGTCCGCCTCGCGCAGGCCGCCGCGCTGCTCGGCGAGCCGGTCGAGCCGGCGGCCCTGGCCCGGTTCGCGCCGCCCGCCGACGACGGCCGGCCGGCGCCGGACGCCGCCGTCGACCGGCTGGTGTCCAGCGGCGTCCTGCGGTTCGACGCCGGCGGCGGGCTGCGCTTCGAACAGCCGATCCTGGCCGAGTCGCTGGCCGCCGCGGCGCTGCCGTCGCTGCGCTCGGCGGTCGGCGCGGCCCGGTCGAATGCGGTATCGGGATCGGCCTGGCCGGCGGACAGCGACGCGACCCGGCGCTGGGCGTCGCTGACCGCGCGGGAACGCGACGTGGTGCGGCTGCTCGCCGACGGGATGACCAACCGGCAGCTGGCTCGGGCACTGGACATCTCGGTCCGGACCGCGACCGTGCACGTGTCGAACGTGCTGCGCAAGACCGGTGCCGCCTCCCGCACCGAGGCGGCCCTGTTCGCGCTGCGGCACGGTGTGCTGGACGCCCGCGGCTGA
- a CDS encoding ATP-binding protein has translation MLPLVGRTDELRAVSAAWRTLRDEPARCRIVVITGEIGAGKSRLAAEAVAALSPPPGPVLTGQARAHQPAPYDLTASALSGRGAAELGISVDALAWLTQRPEPATRRFAPEALLRTAVDAIRSLHRAGPGVLVVEDLHDLDPASLEVVDELAAAPTCRCCCWSPAEPPVAWPVGCWPGCAAPTAVPGCTSRRCRSSRSPRRCRAARPATPISPPGCGAGPAGIRPG, from the coding sequence GTGCTGCCGTTGGTGGGGCGTACGGACGAGCTGCGGGCGGTGTCGGCCGCCTGGCGTACGTTACGCGACGAACCGGCACGGTGTCGGATCGTGGTGATCACCGGGGAGATCGGCGCCGGCAAGAGCCGGCTCGCCGCCGAAGCGGTGGCCGCGCTGTCGCCGCCCCCGGGGCCGGTGCTCACCGGCCAGGCCCGGGCGCACCAGCCCGCGCCGTACGACCTGACGGCGTCGGCGTTGAGCGGTCGCGGCGCGGCCGAACTCGGCATCTCGGTCGATGCGCTCGCCTGGCTGACCCAGCGGCCGGAACCGGCCACCCGGCGGTTCGCGCCGGAGGCGCTGCTGCGGACCGCGGTGGACGCGATCCGGTCGCTGCACCGGGCCGGGCCCGGCGTGCTGGTCGTGGAGGACCTGCACGACCTGGACCCGGCCAGCCTGGAGGTGGTCGACGAGCTGGCCGCCGCCCCGACCTGCCGGTGCTGCTGCTGGTCACCAGCCGAACCGCCCGTGGCCTGGCCGGTCGGGTGCTGGCCCGGTTGTGCGGCACCGACCGCAGTACCCGGCTGCACCTCGCGCCGCTGTCGGTCGAGCAGGTCGCCGCGGCGCTGCCGGGCCGCTCGTCCGGCGACGCCGATCTCGCCGCCCGGGTGTGGCGCCGGACCGGCGGGAATCCGTCCTGGCTGA
- a CDS encoding PP2C family protein-serine/threonine phosphatase yields the protein MRPATRHATASHIGLVYDHNEDCAYAGRRLFAIADGVGGEAAGEVASALAIEAVRAADTRTPRLDALVADASRRLAAAVDAEPAHAGMATTLTVLAPERDAIRVAHVGDSRAYRLRDGALSQLTRDDTFVQQLVESGHLAAADVPRHPHRSVVTRVLDGRPVPAWHARLPAAPGDRYLLCSDGLPDAAGAADIADVLRAEESPRRAADRLIELALAGGGPDNVTVVVVDLKPARRRPWRR from the coding sequence GTGCGACCAGCAACGCGGCACGCGACCGCCAGCCACATCGGCCTGGTGTACGACCACAACGAGGACTGTGCGTACGCCGGCCGCCGGCTGTTCGCGATCGCCGACGGGGTGGGCGGCGAGGCCGCCGGCGAGGTGGCCAGCGCGCTCGCGATCGAGGCGGTGCGCGCCGCGGACACCCGCACGCCCCGACTGGACGCGCTCGTCGCCGACGCCAGCCGCCGGCTCGCCGCCGCGGTCGACGCCGAGCCGGCGCACGCCGGCATGGCGACCACCCTGACCGTACTGGCGCCGGAGCGGGACGCCATCCGGGTGGCGCACGTCGGCGACTCCCGCGCGTACCGGCTGCGCGACGGCGCGCTGAGCCAGCTGACCCGGGACGACACGTTCGTCCAGCAGCTGGTGGAGAGCGGCCACCTGGCCGCGGCGGACGTCCCGCGCCACCCGCACCGTTCGGTGGTGACCAGGGTCCTGGACGGCCGGCCGGTACCGGCCTGGCACGCCCGGCTGCCCGCCGCACCGGGCGACCGGTACCTGCTGTGCAGCGACGGGCTGCCGGACGCGGCGGGCGCCGCCGACATCGCCGACGTGCTGCGCGCCGAGGAGTCGCCGCGACGGGCCGCGGACCGGCTGATCGAGCTGGCCCTGGCCGGTGGCGGCCCGGACAACGTGACGGTCGTCGTGGTCGACCTGAAACCGGCCCGCCGCCGGCCCTGGCGCCGCTGA
- a CDS encoding GntR family transcriptional regulator yields MTRVTDLITIDRSSPIPLYFQVASRLEELIESGELAPGSRLDNEIQLADELGLSRPTMRQAIAHLVDRGMLTRKRGVGTQVVHDRVRRRLELTSLYEDLASAHQQPRTELLTLERRTADEQVAAALRIEPGAEVTYLERLRFAAGEPLALMHNHLPVAVADLTRTQLVAGGLYAALRDAGIRLRVADQTIGARRASSAEARLLDEPRGAPLLAMTRVAYNAGGIPVEYGCHLYRASRYTFELTLMAP; encoded by the coding sequence GTGACCCGCGTGACCGACCTGATCACGATCGACCGCAGCAGCCCGATCCCGCTCTACTTCCAGGTCGCCTCCCGGCTGGAGGAGCTGATCGAGAGCGGCGAACTGGCACCCGGCAGCCGGCTGGACAACGAGATCCAGCTCGCCGACGAGCTCGGCCTGTCCCGCCCGACCATGCGCCAGGCCATCGCGCACCTGGTGGACCGCGGCATGCTGACCCGCAAGCGCGGCGTCGGCACCCAGGTGGTGCACGACCGGGTCCGCCGCAGGCTGGAGCTGACCAGCCTGTACGAGGATCTGGCCAGCGCCCACCAGCAGCCCCGCACCGAGCTGCTCACGCTGGAGCGGCGCACCGCGGACGAGCAGGTCGCGGCGGCGCTGCGGATCGAACCCGGAGCCGAGGTGACCTACCTGGAACGGTTGCGCTTCGCCGCGGGGGAGCCGCTCGCGCTGATGCACAACCACCTGCCGGTCGCGGTGGCCGACCTGACCCGCACCCAGCTCGTCGCCGGTGGACTGTACGCGGCGCTGCGCGACGCCGGGATCCGGCTGCGGGTGGCCGACCAGACCATCGGCGCCCGGCGGGCCAGTTCCGCCGAGGCCCGGCTGCTGGACGAACCTCGCGGCGCCCCGCTGCTCGCCATGACCCGGGTCGCCTACAACGCCGGCGGGATACCCGTCGAGTACGGCTGCCACCTCTACCGCGCGTCCCGCTACACCTTCGAGCTGACCCTGATGGCACCGTGA
- a CDS encoding Gfo/Idh/MocA family oxidoreductase — MRIGLVGAGRIGACHAGSLSRLAGVDEVLLADPDPARVELVAADTSARPARMADLLDRADGVVVATPTGTHAQLIRRIADAGLPIFCEKPVAADVAETRAVLAHVAAAGVALHVGFQRRFDAGFAAVREAVRAGELGVLHTVRACTSDPRPPSPEYLAHSGGIFRDCAVHDFDAVRWITGQEVTEVSALGGTTGAAHFAEHGDVDTAVAVLTLSGGCLASCTATRYNGGGYDVRLEACGRDGTLVAGLDARAPLPSAEPGWPAPGTPYQGFADRFAAAYSAELAAFVEVVRGERDAPCTGADALAALLVAEAAERSRREHRPVRVEEVA; from the coding sequence ATGCGCATCGGACTCGTCGGGGCGGGCCGCATCGGCGCCTGTCACGCCGGTAGCCTCAGCCGCCTGGCCGGCGTCGACGAGGTGCTGCTCGCCGATCCCGATCCGGCCCGGGTCGAGCTCGTCGCCGCCGACACCAGCGCTCGCCCGGCCCGGATGGCCGACCTGCTCGACCGCGCCGACGGTGTGGTCGTCGCGACCCCGACCGGTACCCACGCGCAGCTGATCCGGCGGATCGCCGATGCCGGCCTACCGATCTTCTGCGAGAAGCCGGTCGCCGCCGACGTGGCCGAGACCCGCGCCGTCCTGGCGCACGTCGCCGCGGCCGGGGTCGCGCTGCACGTCGGGTTCCAGCGGCGCTTCGACGCCGGCTTCGCCGCGGTACGCGAGGCGGTGCGCGCCGGTGAGCTGGGCGTGCTGCACACCGTCCGCGCCTGCACCAGCGACCCGCGACCGCCGAGCCCCGAGTACCTCGCCCACTCCGGTGGCATCTTCCGCGACTGTGCGGTGCACGACTTCGACGCGGTGCGCTGGATCACCGGCCAGGAGGTGACGGAGGTCAGCGCGCTCGGCGGGACCACCGGCGCCGCGCACTTCGCCGAGCACGGCGACGTGGACACCGCGGTCGCGGTGCTGACCCTGTCCGGCGGATGCCTCGCCAGCTGCACCGCCACCCGGTACAACGGGGGCGGCTACGACGTCCGGCTGGAGGCGTGCGGGCGGGACGGCACGCTGGTGGCCGGGCTGGACGCCCGCGCGCCGCTGCCGTCCGCCGAGCCGGGCTGGCCGGCACCCGGCACGCCGTACCAGGGGTTCGCGGACCGGTTCGCCGCGGCGTACTCCGCCGAGCTGGCCGCGTTCGTCGAGGTGGTCCGCGGCGAGCGGGACGCACCGTGCACCGGCGCCGACGCGCTCGCCGCGCTGCTGGTCGCCGAGGCCGCCGAGCGGTCCCGGCGCGAGCACCGACCGGTCCGGGTCGAGGAGGTCGCGTGA
- a CDS encoding TIM barrel protein: protein MSSAARIAAAPISWGVCEVPGWGHQLAPQRVLAEMAALGLSATEFGPDGFLPAAPTERAALLAGYGMVAVGGFVPVALHTDGAVDRVLSHFPAFRATAADTLVLAAASGTDGYDDRPELSAEQWRTLLSNLDEIAARATDAGLVATLHPHVGTLVENGAEVERVLDGSRVGLCLDTGHLLVGGVDPVALSRSAADRIGHVHLKDVDAALAAAVRAGTVPYSTAVRDGLYRPLGAGDVDVPAIVAALGDYPGWYVLEQDVVLSGEPAPGAGPAVDVAASLARLRAVLS from the coding sequence GTGAGTAGCGCCGCACGGATCGCCGCGGCGCCGATCTCCTGGGGTGTCTGCGAGGTGCCGGGCTGGGGCCACCAGCTCGCTCCGCAGCGGGTACTGGCCGAGATGGCGGCGCTCGGGCTGTCCGCCACCGAGTTCGGACCGGACGGTTTCCTGCCGGCGGCACCGACCGAGCGGGCGGCGCTGCTCGCCGGGTACGGCATGGTCGCGGTCGGCGGTTTCGTGCCGGTGGCGCTGCACACCGACGGCGCGGTCGACCGGGTCCTGTCACACTTCCCGGCGTTTCGCGCGACGGCTGCCGACACCCTGGTGCTCGCCGCGGCGAGCGGCACCGACGGGTACGACGACCGTCCCGAGCTGTCCGCGGAGCAGTGGCGCACCCTGCTGAGCAACCTGGACGAGATCGCCGCGCGGGCCACCGACGCCGGACTGGTCGCGACCCTGCATCCGCACGTCGGCACCCTGGTGGAGAACGGCGCGGAGGTCGAGCGGGTGCTCGACGGCAGCCGCGTCGGACTGTGCCTGGACACCGGTCACCTGCTGGTCGGCGGGGTGGACCCGGTGGCGTTGAGCCGATCGGCGGCCGACCGGATCGGCCACGTGCACCTCAAGGACGTCGACGCGGCGCTCGCCGCCGCGGTGCGCGCCGGCACGGTGCCCTACAGCACCGCGGTACGCGACGGGTTGTACCGGCCGCTCGGCGCCGGTGACGTGGACGTGCCGGCGATCGTCGCCGCCCTCGGCGACTACCCCGGCTGGTACGTGCTGGAGCAGGACGTGGTGCTGTCGGGTGAACCGGCGCCCGGCGCCGGCCCGGCCGTCGACGTCGCCGCCAGCCTGGCCCGGCTGCGGGCGGTGCTGTCGTGA
- the iolC gene encoding 5-dehydro-2-deoxygluconokinase, translating to MTGAGFDVLAVGRLGVDLYPQRIGTPLAQVEQFGRYLGGTAANVAVAAARHGRRVALVSRTGADPFGEFLHTALREFGVDDRWVTPVPELPTPITFCEIFPPDTFPIWFYRYPAAPDLQLGPDEIDLDAVAAARVLWLTGTGLSAQPSRAGHHAMLAARDRRPYTVLDLDYRPTLWPDEATARREIGAAVTQVDVAVGNLAECEIAVGEAEPEAAAEALLAAGVRLAVVKQGPAGVLARTATERVQLPPLPVEVVNGLGAGDAFGGALCHGLLAGWPLADTVRFANAAGALAAGRLACSVDMPYTAEVAALLDRAAADA from the coding sequence GTGACCGGGGCGGGCTTCGACGTGTTGGCCGTCGGCCGGCTCGGCGTCGATCTGTACCCGCAGCGCATCGGCACCCCGCTGGCGCAGGTCGAGCAGTTCGGCCGCTACCTCGGCGGTACCGCGGCGAACGTCGCGGTCGCCGCGGCCCGGCACGGCCGCCGGGTGGCGCTGGTCTCGCGCACCGGCGCCGACCCGTTCGGCGAGTTCCTGCACACCGCGCTGCGCGAGTTCGGGGTTGACGACCGGTGGGTGACGCCGGTGCCGGAGCTGCCGACGCCGATCACGTTCTGCGAGATCTTCCCGCCCGACACGTTCCCGATCTGGTTCTACCGCTACCCGGCCGCACCGGACCTGCAGCTCGGTCCGGACGAGATCGACCTGGACGCGGTGGCCGCGGCGCGGGTGCTGTGGCTGACCGGTACCGGGCTGTCCGCGCAGCCGAGCCGGGCCGGCCATCACGCGATGCTCGCCGCCCGGGACCGGCGGCCGTACACGGTGCTGGACCTGGACTACCGGCCGACGCTGTGGCCGGACGAGGCGACCGCGCGGCGCGAGATCGGCGCGGCGGTGACGCAGGTCGACGTCGCGGTCGGCAACCTGGCCGAGTGCGAGATCGCGGTCGGTGAGGCCGAACCGGAGGCGGCGGCCGAGGCGCTGCTCGCCGCCGGGGTGCGGCTCGCGGTGGTGAAGCAGGGACCGGCGGGCGTGCTGGCCCGCACCGCCACCGAACGGGTGCAGCTGCCGCCGCTGCCGGTGGAGGTGGTCAACGGGCTCGGTGCCGGCGACGCGTTCGGCGGCGCGCTGTGCCACGGGCTGCTGGCCGGCTGGCCGCTCGCCGACACGGTGCGGTTCGCCAACGCGGCCGGCGCGCTCGCGGCCGGGCGGCTGGCCTGCTCGGTCGACATGCCGTACACCGCGGAGGTGGCGGCGCTGCTGGATCGGGCGGCCGCCGATGCCTGA
- a CDS encoding Cgl0159 family (beta/alpha)8-fold protein gives MPEPLRARLVRTRATAPDSVRVAAANRPRGPELAQRGRFLLIAADHPARASMTVRGRANAMADRVDLLDRLLVALSRPGVAGVLGTADILEDLLLLDALAGKIVVGSMNRGGVPGTVFEIDDRFTAYDADTLTAMRFDAGKMLLRIDPDDPATASALERCAQAVSALAARELVSVVEPFWVRRDGAGARVNDLSTDAVIRSVAVAQALGSRSAYTWLKLPVVDDMPRVLAATTLPVVLLGGDPQGDPDASYQAWRRALTDESVRGLVVGRALLYPPDDDVAAAVDTAAGLL, from the coding sequence ATGCCTGAGCCGCTCCGCGCCCGGCTGGTACGCACCCGGGCCACCGCGCCGGACTCGGTGCGGGTGGCCGCGGCGAACCGGCCCCGCGGGCCGGAACTGGCGCAGCGGGGGCGGTTCCTGCTGATCGCCGCCGACCACCCGGCCCGCGCGTCGATGACCGTACGGGGGCGGGCGAACGCGATGGCCGACCGGGTCGACCTGCTCGACCGGCTGCTCGTCGCGCTGTCCCGGCCCGGGGTCGCCGGGGTGCTCGGTACCGCCGACATCCTGGAGGACCTGCTGCTGCTCGACGCGCTGGCGGGCAAGATCGTGGTCGGTTCGATGAACCGGGGCGGGGTGCCGGGGACCGTCTTCGAGATCGACGACCGGTTCACCGCCTACGACGCGGACACGCTCACCGCGATGCGCTTCGACGCCGGCAAGATGCTGCTGCGCATCGACCCGGACGACCCGGCCACCGCGAGCGCGCTGGAGCGCTGCGCGCAGGCGGTGTCCGCGCTCGCGGCGCGCGAACTGGTCTCGGTCGTGGAGCCCTTCTGGGTACGCCGGGACGGCGCCGGCGCGCGGGTCAACGACCTGTCCACCGACGCGGTGATCCGGTCGGTCGCGGTGGCGCAGGCGCTGGGCAGCCGCTCGGCGTACACCTGGTTGAAGCTGCCGGTGGTCGACGACATGCCGCGGGTGCTGGCCGCCACCACGCTGCCGGTGGTGCTGCTCGGCGGTGACCCGCAGGGCGACCCGGACGCGAGCTACCAGGCGTGGCGGCGGGCGCTGACCGACGAGTCGGTGCGCGGGCTGGTCGTCGGCCGGGCCCTGCTGTACCCGCCGGACGACGACGTCGCCGCGGCCGTCGACACCGCCGCCGGCCTGTTGTGA
- the iolB gene encoding 5-deoxy-glucuronate isomerase: protein MDWYQPFGDTASPPWTVRTGLTHAGLSVLALPPGGSATIDTGEQEMLVLPLAGAAHVDRGGQRYELRGRADVFAGRSDFAYLPRHSEVTIGSAGGGRFAVAAGPCERDLGFRYGPAEQVPVELRGAGRCSRQIHNLAAADGFECDRLIVVEVLTPDGNWSSYPPHKHDEHSAVESELEEIYYFEIGGDGAGYHRVYGTAQRPIDVLAEVRTGDVVLVPHGWHGPSMAAPGYPMYYLNVMAGPRSERAWRIRDDPAHAWIRSSWDGVPVDDRLPMSDAEGTP from the coding sequence ATGGACTGGTACCAGCCGTTCGGCGACACCGCGAGCCCACCGTGGACGGTCCGCACCGGACTCACCCACGCCGGGCTGTCGGTGCTGGCGCTGCCGCCGGGCGGCAGCGCGACGATCGACACCGGCGAGCAGGAGATGCTGGTCCTGCCGTTGGCCGGCGCCGCGCACGTCGATCGCGGTGGCCAGCGGTACGAACTGCGGGGCCGGGCCGACGTGTTCGCCGGGCGCAGTGACTTCGCCTACCTGCCGCGGCACTCGGAGGTGACGATCGGTTCGGCCGGCGGCGGCCGGTTCGCCGTCGCCGCCGGGCCCTGCGAACGCGACCTCGGCTTCCGGTACGGGCCGGCCGAGCAGGTGCCGGTCGAGCTGCGCGGCGCCGGGCGGTGCAGCCGGCAGATCCACAATCTCGCCGCGGCCGACGGTTTCGAGTGCGACCGGCTGATCGTGGTGGAGGTGCTCACCCCGGACGGCAACTGGTCCAGCTACCCGCCGCACAAACACGACGAGCACTCCGCGGTGGAGTCGGAGCTGGAGGAGATCTACTACTTCGAGATCGGTGGCGACGGCGCCGGTTACCACCGGGTGTACGGCACCGCGCAGCGACCGATCGACGTGCTCGCCGAGGTGCGTACCGGTGACGTGGTGCTGGTGCCGCACGGCTGGCACGGCCCGTCGATGGCGGCGCCCGGCTACCCGATGTACTACCTGAACGTGATGGCCGGGCCGCGATCCGAGCGAGCCTGGCGGATCCGCGACGATCCGGCGCACGCCTGGATACGGTCCAGCTGGGACGGTGTGCCGGTCGACGACCGGCTACCGATGAGCGACGCGGAGGGGACGCCATGA
- the iolD gene encoding 3D-(3,5/4)-trihydroxycyclohexane-1,2-dione acylhydrolase (decyclizing), with product MTRATVAQALVRYLANQYTERDGVRRRLFAGCFGIFGHGNIAGIGQALLQAGDELRYHQARNEQAMVHTAAAYARVSDRLSTFACTSSIGPGATNMVTGAAGATINRLPVLLLPGDVFATRPADPVLQQLQTGYAGDVSVNDCLRPVSVYFDRIMRPEQLLDAAPAAMRALTDPAATGAVTLALPQDVQAEAYDWPAAFAAPRVWPVRRGLADPESLAEAVAAIRAARRPLIVAGGGVRYSAATEALAEFAAATGIPVAETQAGKGSLRHDHPAAVGAIGATGTTAANALAAEADLVLGIGTRFTDFTTASHTAFADPDVRFVNVNVCAADAVRLGGIAVLADARRALEQLRAALAGWSVPDSYRTRARDLAAAWSSTVDGAYRLGHRPLPAQSEVIGAVNEAATDADVVVCAAGSMPGDLHKLWRSGAPRQYHVEYGYSCMGYEIAGGLGAKLAIGAEGEVFVLVGDGSYLMMAQELVTAVAEGVKLIVVLVDNSGFASIGALSETVGAPRFGTWYRYRDAGGGLTGDVLPTDLAANAASLGAAVSSVATVPELRSALAAARDAERTTVIRIRTDPLVPAPDSAAWWDVPVAQTATLDATTAARREYERAKRAQRSYR from the coding sequence ATGACGCGGGCGACGGTGGCGCAGGCGCTGGTGCGCTACCTGGCGAACCAGTACACCGAGCGGGACGGGGTGCGGCGGCGGCTGTTCGCCGGCTGCTTCGGCATCTTTGGGCACGGCAACATCGCCGGGATCGGCCAGGCGCTGCTGCAGGCCGGCGACGAGCTGCGCTACCACCAGGCCCGCAACGAGCAGGCGATGGTGCACACCGCCGCCGCGTACGCGCGGGTCAGCGACCGGCTGTCCACCTTCGCCTGCACCTCCTCGATCGGGCCGGGCGCGACGAACATGGTCACCGGCGCGGCCGGCGCCACCATCAACCGGCTGCCGGTGCTGCTGCTGCCGGGCGACGTGTTCGCGACCCGGCCGGCCGACCCGGTCCTGCAGCAGTTGCAGACCGGCTACGCCGGGGACGTGTCGGTCAACGACTGCCTGCGCCCGGTCTCGGTGTACTTCGACCGCATCATGCGCCCCGAGCAGCTGCTCGATGCGGCGCCCGCGGCGATGCGGGCGCTGACCGACCCGGCCGCGACCGGTGCGGTCACCCTGGCGCTGCCGCAGGACGTGCAGGCCGAGGCGTACGACTGGCCGGCGGCGTTCGCCGCGCCCCGGGTCTGGCCGGTGCGCCGCGGCCTCGCCGACCCGGAGTCGCTCGCCGAGGCGGTGGCCGCGATCCGGGCCGCGCGCCGGCCGCTGATCGTCGCCGGCGGCGGCGTGCGGTACTCGGCCGCCACCGAGGCGCTCGCCGAGTTCGCCGCCGCGACGGGCATCCCGGTCGCCGAGACGCAGGCCGGCAAGGGCTCGCTGCGGCACGACCACCCGGCCGCGGTCGGCGCGATCGGGGCCACCGGTACCACCGCGGCGAACGCGCTCGCCGCCGAGGCCGATCTGGTGCTCGGCATCGGTACCCGGTTCACCGACTTCACCACCGCCTCGCACACCGCGTTCGCCGATCCGGACGTGCGGTTCGTCAACGTCAACGTGTGCGCCGCCGACGCGGTCCGGCTCGGTGGTATCGCGGTGCTCGCGGACGCCCGCCGCGCGCTGGAGCAGCTGAGAGCCGCGCTGGCCGGCTGGTCGGTACCCGACTCCTACCGCACCCGGGCCCGCGACCTCGCCGCGGCCTGGTCGTCCACCGTGGACGGCGCCTACCGGCTGGGACACCGTCCGCTGCCGGCGCAGAGCGAGGTGATCGGCGCGGTGAACGAGGCCGCCACCGACGCCGACGTGGTGGTGTGCGCCGCCGGTTCGATGCCCGGCGACCTGCACAAGCTGTGGCGATCCGGCGCACCCCGGCAGTACCACGTGGAGTACGGGTACTCGTGCATGGGGTACGAGATCGCCGGCGGGCTCGGCGCGAAGCTCGCGATCGGCGCCGAGGGCGAGGTGTTCGTCCTGGTCGGCGACGGGTCGTACCTGATGATGGCGCAGGAGCTGGTGACCGCGGTCGCCGAGGGCGTCAAGCTGATCGTGGTACTGGTCGACAACTCCGGGTTCGCGTCCATCGGCGCGCTGTCCGAAACCGTCGGCGCGCCCCGCTTCGGTACCTGGTACCGCTACCGCGACGCGGGCGGTGGGTTGACCGGCGACGTGTTGCCGACCGACCTCGCCGCCAACGCCGCCAGCCTGGGTGCCGCGGTGTCCAGCGTGGCCACCGTGCCGGAACTGCGCTCGGCGCTGGCCGCGGCGCGCGACGCCGAGCGCACCACGGTGATCCGGATCCGGACCGACCCGCTGGTCCCGGCGCCGGACTCGGCCGCCTGGTGGGACGTCCCGGTCGCCCAGACCGCCACCCTGGACGCCACCACCGCCGCGCGCCGCGAGTACGAGCGGGCCAAGCGGGCGCAACGCAGCTACCGGTAG
- a CDS encoding CoA-acylating methylmalonate-semialdehyde dehydrogenase: MQTIEHWIDGATTAGGGARTAPVYDPATGQVRARVRLAEASDVDAAVGSAKAAFDGWHQLSIARRTEVLFRFRELLAAHTDELAEAITDEHGKTLDDARGEVARGREVVEFACGIGHLLQGGYSDQVSTGVDTWSLRAPLGVCAGITPFNFPAMVPLWMHPIAIAAGNTFVLKPSERDPSASLILARLWQRAGLPDGVFTVLHGDAVAVDALVDHPDVAAVSFVGSTPIARHVYQRGTAAGKRVQALGGAKNHAVVLPDADLADAARQITGAAYGSAGQRCMAISAVVAVGDCADDLVAALATLAGGIRVGPGRDPGTELGPVITAQAAERIAAHVERAAADGATLVVDRREQPGDGFFVGPCLLDHVDADQEIYRTEVFGPVLVVLRAATLDEAIALVNANPYGNGAAIFTGSGAAARRFGREVTAGMVGVNVPIPVPAAYHSFGGWKDSLFGDTHMYGTEGVAFYTRAKAVTARWPRGAAAPQYHFPTT; the protein is encoded by the coding sequence GTGCAGACGATCGAACACTGGATCGACGGGGCGACGACCGCCGGCGGCGGCGCGCGCACGGCCCCGGTGTACGACCCGGCGACCGGTCAGGTGCGGGCGCGGGTACGGCTGGCCGAGGCGTCCGATGTGGACGCCGCGGTCGGGTCGGCGAAGGCGGCGTTCGACGGCTGGCACCAGCTGTCGATCGCCCGGCGCACCGAGGTCCTGTTCCGGTTCCGGGAGCTGCTCGCCGCGCACACCGACGAGCTGGCCGAGGCGATCACCGACGAGCACGGCAAGACGCTCGACGACGCCCGGGGCGAGGTGGCCCGGGGCCGCGAGGTCGTCGAGTTCGCCTGCGGGATCGGTCACCTGCTCCAGGGCGGGTACTCCGACCAGGTGTCCACCGGGGTGGACACCTGGTCGCTGCGGGCGCCGCTCGGCGTGTGCGCCGGGATCACCCCGTTCAACTTCCCGGCGATGGTGCCGCTGTGGATGCATCCGATCGCGATCGCCGCGGGCAACACGTTCGTGCTCAAACCCAGCGAGCGGGATCCCTCCGCGTCGCTGATCCTGGCCCGGCTGTGGCAGCGGGCCGGGCTGCCGGACGGCGTGTTCACCGTGCTGCACGGGGACGCGGTAGCGGTCGACGCACTGGTCGACCATCCCGACGTGGCCGCGGTGTCGTTCGTCGGGTCCACCCCGATCGCCCGGCACGTGTACCAGCGGGGCACTGCCGCGGGCAAGCGGGTGCAGGCGCTGGGCGGCGCGAAGAACCACGCGGTGGTACTGCCGGACGCCGACCTCGCGGACGCCGCCCGGCAGATCACCGGCGCCGCGTACGGGTCGGCCGGCCAGCGGTGCATGGCGATCTCGGCCGTGGTCGCGGTGGGCGACTGCGCCGACGACCTGGTCGCCGCGCTGGCCACGCTGGCCGGCGGGATCCGGGTCGGCCCCGGCCGCGACCCGGGTACCGAGCTGGGGCCGGTGATCACCGCGCAGGCCGCCGAACGCATCGCCGCGCACGTCGAGCGGGCCGCCGCGGACGGCGCGACGCTGGTGGTCGACCGGCGCGAGCAGCCCGGCGACGGCTTCTTCGTCGGGCCGTGCCTGCTCGACCACGTGGATGCCGACCAGGAGATCTACCGCACCGAGGTGTTCGGGCCGGTGCTGGTGGTGTTGCGGGCGGCCACCCTGGACGAGGCGATCGCGCTGGTCAACGCGAACCCGTACGGGAACGGCGCGGCGATCTTCACCGGCAGCGGCGCCGCCGCCCGCCGGTTCGGCCGCGAGGTGACCGCCGGGATGGTCGGCGTCAACGTGCCGATCCCGGTGCCGGCCGCCTACCACTCGTTCGGCGGCTGGAAGGACTCGCTGTTCGGCGACACGCACATGTACGGCACCGAGGGCGTGGCGTTCTACACCCGCGCCAAGGCGGTCACCGCCCGCTGGCCGCGCGGCGCGGCGGCCCCGCAGTACCACTTCCCCACGACCTGA